The Candidatus Omnitrophota bacterium genome contains a region encoding:
- a CDS encoding epoxyqueuosine reductase QueH, which translates to MNKILLHICCGICSGWPIEKLRQDGYEVTGIFYNPNIHPRDEYERRLEAAKKACFVRGMELISAPYDCERWLSLTEDLKNEPEGGKRCSLCYRLRLEYTALKAKEMGIEYFTTTLSISPHKDSALINRIGIEIAGDGFKEYDFKKADGFKKSNRFSLEHGLYRQNYCGCSYNMR; encoded by the coding sequence ATGAATAAAATATTACTGCATATCTGTTGCGGTATATGCTCCGGTTGGCCGATTGAGAAACTGCGCCAGGACGGCTATGAGGTTACCGGGATATTTTATAACCCTAATATCCATCCGCGGGATGAATATGAGCGCCGTCTGGAAGCGGCCAAGAAAGCCTGTTTTGTCCGCGGTATGGAATTGATAAGCGCGCCTTATGACTGCGAACGCTGGCTCAGCCTGACTGAAGACCTGAAAAATGAGCCTGAAGGCGGGAAACGCTGCTCGCTATGTTACCGCCTGCGCCTGGAGTATACGGCTTTGAAGGCTAAGGAGATGGGGATAGAATATTTCACCACTACGCTTTCCATAAGCCCGCATAAAGACAGCGCCCTTATAAACCGGATCGGCATCGAAATCGCCGGCGACGGGTTCAAGGAATATGATTTTAAAAAGGCGGATGGTTTCAAAAAATCCAATCGATTTTCACTGGAACACGGATTGTACAGGCAGAATTACTGCGGATGTTCTTATAACATGAGGTAA